A single window of Methanothermobacter marburgensis str. Marburg DNA harbors:
- a CDS encoding DUF1947 domain-containing protein, with translation MNVKIKKRYHIKKKKMKEILDQIGEFSLLIPRKATVEIIETDENDIILINGEPLLMFMDERVVPTLRGAIHMKDIEKGYVVVDMGAVRFLANGADVMSPGIVDADPEIERDDIVIVVDEKHRKPLAVGISLISGPEMIENDSGKAIKTIHHIGDAIWNLEV, from the coding sequence GTGAATGTGAAGATCAAAAAGAGGTACCATATAAAGAAAAAGAAGATGAAGGAGATTCTCGACCAGATAGGGGAATTCTCCCTGCTCATACCCAGAAAGGCCACCGTTGAGATAATAGAAACAGATGAAAACGACATAATACTCATCAATGGAGAGCCGCTCCTCATGTTCATGGATGAAAGGGTCGTTCCCACCCTGAGGGGAGCCATCCATATGAAGGATATAGAAAAGGGTTATGTGGTGGTTGATATGGGGGCCGTGAGGTTCCTTGCAAACGGGGCCGATGTGATGAGTCCAGGCATAGTTGATGCTGACCCTGAAATTGAAAGAGATGACATCGTTATCGTGGTGGACGAAAAACACCGAAAACCCCTTGCAGTGGGAATAAGCCTCATAAGCGGACCTGAAATGATAGAAAATGACTCTGGAAAGGCCATCAAAACCATACACCACATTGGAGATGCAATATGGAACCTAGAGGTGTGA
- a CDS encoding ribonucleotide reductase N-terminal alpha domain-containing protein — MINLTKTALKVLEERYLLKNERGEVVETPEEMFRRVARAVASADEMYGFDSYETEELFYSVMRNLEFLPNSPTLMNAGTPINQLSACFVLPVDDSIESIFESLRNMAIIHKSGGALDSHFPDSDQGGTPLHRRWAWPQVPCHS; from the coding sequence ATGATAAATTTAACAAAAACCGCCCTGAAGGTACTTGAGGAGAGGTACCTCCTGAAGAACGAAAGGGGTGAGGTTGTAGAGACCCCTGAGGAGATGTTCAGGAGGGTTGCCCGTGCAGTTGCATCTGCAGATGAGATGTATGGTTTCGACAGCTATGAGACAGAGGAACTCTTCTATTCGGTTATGCGGAATCTTGAGTTCCTCCCGAATTCACCCACCCTCATGAATGCAGGTACGCCCATAAACCAGCTCTCAGCATGTTTTGTCCTCCCTGTTGATGATTCAATTGAGAGCATATTCGAATCCCTCAGGAACATGGCAATAATCCACAAATCAGGGGGGGCGTTGGATTCTCATTTTCCAGACTCAGACCAAGGGGGGACACCGTTGCATCGACGATGGGCGTGGCCTCAGGTCCCGTGTCATTCATGA
- a CDS encoding 50S ribosomal protein L37e, with the protein MKGTPSFGKRNKNLHIRCRRCGKNSYHVRKKVCAACGFGKSRRIRRYSWQNKKITGQRLK; encoded by the coding sequence ATGAAAGGTACTCCATCATTTGGTAAGCGTAACAAGAATCTCCATATAAGGTGCAGGCGCTGCGGTAAGAACTCATACCACGTGCGTAAGAAGGTATGTGCAGCATGCGGCTTCGGGAAATCACGCCGTATAAGGCGCTACAGCTGGCAGAATAAAAAAATTACAGGCCAAAGGTTGAAATAA
- the cfbC gene encoding Ni-sirohydrochlorin a,c-diamide reductive cyclase ATP-dependent reductase subunit produces MKRIAIYGKGGIGKSTIVSNMAAAYSSHHRVLVIGCDPKADTTRTLYGERLPAVLDVLRENRKPDASEVIHEGFGGVRCVESGGPEPGVGCAGRGVIVAMNLLEKLGVFEEEIDVIIYDVLGDVVCGGFAVPLREEFADEVYIVTSGEYMSLYAANNIARGIRKLRGKLGGVICNCRGIRNEVDIVSEFASRIGSRVIGVVPRSSLVQESEIEAKTVIESFPESEQAEVYRKLADEVYLNTEFVVPEPMDPEEFEEFFRKFRGDD; encoded by the coding sequence ATGAAGAGGATAGCGATCTACGGTAAGGGTGGTATAGGGAAGTCCACAATCGTATCGAATATGGCCGCAGCCTATTCCTCTCATCACAGGGTACTCGTCATAGGCTGTGATCCAAAGGCGGATACAACCAGGACACTCTACGGTGAAAGGCTCCCCGCAGTACTTGATGTCCTCAGGGAGAACCGTAAACCTGACGCCTCTGAGGTTATCCATGAGGGTTTTGGCGGTGTTAGGTGTGTGGAGTCAGGGGGGCCTGAACCCGGTGTTGGATGTGCCGGGAGGGGGGTGATCGTTGCAATGAACCTCCTTGAAAAACTTGGTGTATTCGAGGAGGAAATTGATGTCATCATATACGATGTCCTCGGTGATGTGGTCTGTGGGGGATTCGCGGTGCCACTCCGTGAGGAATTTGCAGATGAGGTCTATATAGTAACCTCCGGGGAGTACATGTCCCTTTACGCTGCAAACAATATTGCAAGGGGTATAAGGAAACTGAGGGGTAAACTTGGGGGTGTCATCTGTAACTGCCGTGGCATCAGAAATGAGGTTGATATTGTATCTGAATTCGCCTCAAGGATAGGTTCACGTGTTATTGGTGTGGTCCCAAGAAGCTCCCTTGTTCAGGAGAGTGAAATTGAGGCGAAAACCGTGATTGAGAGCTTCCCTGAATCTGAACAGGCAGAGGTTTACAGGAAACTGGCAGATGAGGTTTACCTTAACACGGAATTCGTGGTACCTGAACCCATGGACCCTGAGGAGTTTGAGGAGTTCTTCAGAAAATTCAGGGGAGATGATTGA
- a CDS encoding ribonucleotide reductase, with the protein MRGGVGFSFSRLRPRGDTVASTMGVASGPVSFMRVFDVAVEVIKQGGRRRGANMGVLHVSHPDIFGFIEAKTSEGPLRNFNLSVSVPDRFMEDRKIDLINPRTGETVDSVPSREIFKRIVKAAWRSGDPGMIFEDRINRRNPTPSLGRIEATNPCISSDTLIMTSEGPLPVNELEGRAFMAVVNGSEYPSTSGFFKTGYREVFELKTREGYSLKLTHDHPVLVMEDKPVWKAACDLERGDMLVMDSGSSFNSGERFSTFLSLKSNGYEDVYDACVAGANAFNANGFIVHNCGEQPLLPYESCNLGSINLSLMVSASGVNWERLRRTVHTAVHFLDNVIDVNSYPLPEVREMTLKTRKIGLGVMGFADMLIKLGVPYNSGEALGVAERVMSFIEGEARRASSDLAAERGSFPEFSGSMWDKMGFEGMRNATLTTIAPTGSLSIIAGTSSGIEPLFAVSFTRNILGRKFTENNPLFERIARGRLKRDTFEMIISKGTLHGVSGVPGKIRRLFVTAHEIDPVFHVKMQAAFQRHVDNAVSKTVNLPPDASINDAERVFGAAYELGCKGITIYRYGSKMNEVLRFPEYAGSCRDMTCPN; encoded by the coding sequence ATCAGGGGGGGCGTTGGATTCTCATTTTCCAGACTCAGACCAAGGGGGGACACCGTTGCATCGACGATGGGCGTGGCCTCAGGTCCCGTGTCATTCATGAGGGTATTCGACGTTGCAGTTGAGGTTATAAAGCAGGGTGGACGGAGACGTGGGGCCAATATGGGGGTGCTCCATGTCAGCCACCCCGACATATTCGGATTCATAGAGGCCAAGACATCAGAGGGGCCCCTCAGAAACTTCAACCTCTCTGTTTCGGTCCCTGACAGGTTCATGGAGGACAGGAAGATTGACCTCATAAACCCCAGGACGGGTGAAACCGTTGACTCAGTACCATCCAGGGAGATATTCAAGAGGATTGTGAAGGCCGCCTGGAGGTCAGGGGACCCCGGAATGATATTCGAGGACAGGATAAACCGGCGCAACCCGACACCCTCCCTTGGAAGGATAGAGGCAACCAACCCATGCATATCCAGTGACACCCTGATAATGACCTCAGAGGGTCCCCTCCCGGTAAATGAACTTGAGGGCAGAGCATTCATGGCGGTTGTCAATGGCTCAGAGTATCCCTCCACTTCAGGGTTCTTTAAAACAGGTTACAGAGAGGTTTTTGAGCTTAAAACCAGGGAGGGTTACAGTTTAAAGTTGACCCATGATCACCCGGTGCTCGTAATGGAGGATAAACCAGTATGGAAGGCCGCCTGCGACCTTGAAAGGGGTGATATGCTTGTTATGGACTCGGGGAGCAGTTTTAACTCAGGGGAGAGGTTCTCCACATTTCTCTCCCTCAAAAGTAATGGTTATGAGGATGTCTATGATGCCTGTGTTGCAGGTGCAAATGCCTTCAATGCCAACGGTTTCATTGTCCACAACTGCGGTGAGCAGCCCCTACTCCCCTATGAGTCATGTAACCTCGGGTCAATCAACCTCTCATTAATGGTCTCAGCTTCAGGTGTGAACTGGGAAAGACTCAGAAGAACCGTCCATACAGCGGTGCACTTCCTTGACAACGTCATAGACGTCAACAGCTACCCGCTCCCTGAGGTCAGGGAGATGACGCTGAAGACAAGGAAGATCGGCCTTGGTGTAATGGGATTCGCTGATATGCTCATAAAGCTGGGTGTGCCCTACAATTCAGGGGAGGCTCTTGGGGTGGCTGAGCGGGTCATGTCCTTCATAGAGGGTGAAGCTAGGAGGGCCTCATCTGATCTTGCAGCTGAGAGGGGGTCGTTTCCGGAATTTTCAGGGAGCATGTGGGATAAAATGGGGTTCGAGGGGATGAGAAACGCCACACTGACAACCATTGCACCCACAGGTTCCCTCAGCATAATAGCAGGTACAAGCAGCGGGATCGAACCCCTCTTTGCGGTTTCATTCACAAGAAACATTCTGGGCAGAAAATTCACCGAAAACAATCCCCTATTTGAAAGAATCGCAAGGGGGCGGCTGAAAAGGGATACATTTGAAATGATAATATCAAAGGGCACTCTGCATGGGGTGTCAGGGGTTCCAGGAAAAATCAGGAGGCTCTTCGTAACAGCCCATGAAATCGACCCTGTCTTTCATGTTAAGATGCAGGCTGCCTTCCAGCGCCATGTGGATAACGCCGTCTCAAAAACCGTTAATCTGCCGCCTGATGCATCCATAAATGACGCTGAGAGGGTATTCGGGGCAGCATATGAACTTGGATGCAAGGGCATAACCATCTACAGGTATGGAAGCAAAATGAATGAGGTCCTGAGGTTTCCTGAATATGCAGGGTCATGCCGGGATATGACCTGCCCCAATTGA
- the purF gene encoding amidophosphoribosyltransferase yields the protein MRDKCGIVGIYSQDKNISVASQIYYALYALQHRGQESAGISTFNGSEMLTHRGMGLVCDVFNPEKLDELDGTVGIGHVRYSTTGESRIENSQPFWSEFQGGKIAIAHNGDIINSMELRDELEDEGHSFISTTDSEVICHLLSREYEKRPNMIGAIKRVSEQLVGSYSLVVLFNGDLYVIRDPVGIKPLAFARKGNTQMVASETVAFDVIGAEHVRDVQPGEILHLNRGKSYWVANAPNTRRAHCMFEYVYFARPDSVIDGRNVYRVRLSIGEALYREHPADADVVVPVPDSSIPAAIGYSRASGIPYGEGLIKNRYVGRTFIMPTQEERETAVKLKMNPIRSELEGKRIVLIDDSIVRGTTSRALIDIIRDAGAEEIHLRIGCPPIKSPCYYGIAMATRKELIASSRDVEEIRKIIGVDSLGYLSIESLVESIGIKKGFLCTGCLDGDYPTPLPSDIDEYEAMRSCL from the coding sequence GTGAGAGACAAATGTGGTATTGTAGGGATTTACTCACAGGATAAAAACATCAGCGTGGCCTCCCAGATCTACTATGCACTCTATGCCCTTCAGCATCGGGGGCAGGAATCCGCAGGGATCTCAACATTCAATGGCTCCGAAATGTTGACCCACCGGGGCATGGGACTTGTCTGTGACGTCTTCAACCCTGAGAAACTGGATGAGCTCGATGGAACTGTTGGTATAGGTCATGTCCGTTACTCAACCACCGGTGAATCCAGGATTGAGAATTCTCAGCCATTCTGGAGCGAATTTCAGGGGGGTAAAATCGCCATAGCCCACAACGGTGACATAATAAATTCAATGGAACTTCGGGATGAACTGGAGGATGAGGGTCACTCATTCATATCAACCACGGATTCAGAGGTGATATGCCACCTTCTGAGCAGGGAATATGAAAAAAGACCCAACATGATAGGTGCCATAAAGAGGGTTTCAGAGCAGCTTGTCGGGTCCTACTCCCTCGTGGTCCTCTTCAATGGGGATCTCTACGTTATAAGGGACCCTGTTGGTATAAAGCCCCTGGCATTTGCAAGGAAGGGAAACACCCAGATGGTTGCCTCTGAAACCGTTGCCTTTGATGTTATAGGGGCCGAGCATGTGAGGGATGTTCAGCCAGGGGAGATACTGCACCTCAACAGGGGCAAGTCCTACTGGGTTGCCAATGCCCCCAACACCCGGAGGGCCCACTGCATGTTTGAGTACGTCTACTTTGCAAGACCCGACAGCGTCATAGACGGCCGCAACGTCTACAGGGTACGGCTCAGTATAGGGGAGGCCCTTTACCGTGAACACCCCGCTGATGCCGATGTGGTTGTACCTGTACCTGACTCCTCCATTCCGGCCGCCATAGGTTACTCCCGTGCATCAGGGATACCCTACGGTGAGGGGCTCATAAAGAACAGGTACGTTGGACGCACATTCATAATGCCCACACAGGAGGAACGTGAAACAGCGGTTAAACTCAAGATGAACCCCATAAGGTCGGAACTTGAGGGTAAGAGGATAGTGCTCATCGATGACAGCATAGTGAGGGGCACGACCTCCAGGGCACTCATTGACATAATCAGGGATGCCGGGGCAGAGGAGATACACCTGCGTATAGGATGCCCCCCCATAAAGTCGCCCTGCTATTATGGTATAGCCATGGCTACCCGTAAGGAGCTTATAGCATCAAGCAGGGATGTTGAGGAGATAAGGAAGATAATAGGGGTTGATTCCCTGGGTTATCTGAGTATCGAGTCACTTGTTGAATCTATAGGCATCAAAAAGGGGTTCCTCTGCACGGGATGCCTTGATGGGGACTACCCGACACCTCTTCCCTCAGATATAGATGAATATGAGGCAATGAGGTCCTGCCTCTAG
- the arfB gene encoding 2-amino-5-formylamino-6-ribosylaminopyrimidin-4(3H)-one 5'-monophosphate deformylase, translated as MVELNLDAGNVISGDVHRVGILALGSHLENHGPALPIDTDAKIASYVALEASLRTGAKFLGVIYGATEFPYVKHGIHIERDELLEGDLKPVLRKARKRLNIDAAVIVNGHGGNQLEDCVEDLMDELDMEIIWNNRIVEIEGPHAGSGEVSAGIILGIADLTRLGECRPELYPEIGMIGLREAREANKGIDRAARICEKEGINPDPVLGQRILDDAIESVISDVRELLEMLP; from the coding sequence GTGGTTGAACTCAACCTTGATGCCGGTAACGTAATCTCAGGGGATGTTCACAGGGTGGGTATACTCGCCCTGGGGTCACACCTTGAGAACCACGGCCCGGCCCTCCCAATCGACACCGATGCCAAGATAGCATCATATGTGGCCCTGGAGGCGTCCCTCAGAACAGGGGCGAAGTTCCTGGGGGTAATCTACGGTGCAACCGAGTTTCCATACGTTAAGCACGGCATCCATATTGAAAGGGATGAACTTCTGGAAGGGGACCTGAAACCAGTCCTGAGAAAGGCCAGGAAACGCCTGAACATCGACGCAGCTGTTATCGTAAATGGTCATGGCGGAAACCAGCTTGAGGACTGCGTTGAGGATCTCATGGATGAACTTGACATGGAGATAATCTGGAATAACAGAATCGTTGAAATTGAGGGTCCCCACGCAGGAAGCGGTGAGGTGTCCGCTGGAATCATACTGGGCATAGCGGACCTCACGAGACTCGGGGAATGCAGACCAGAACTGTATCCCGAAATAGGAATGATAGGCCTCAGGGAGGCCAGAGAGGCCAATAAGGGGATTGATAGGGCCGCAAGAATCTGTGAAAAGGAGGGTATAAACCCTGACCCTGTTCTTGGCCAGAGAATACTTGATGATGCCATCGAGAGTGTCATATCCGATGTCAGGGAGCTCCTGGAGATGCTACCATAA
- a CDS encoding LSm family protein: MSSQRVNVQRPLDALGNSLNSPVIIKLKGDREFRGVLKSFDLHMNLVLNDAEELEDGEVTRRLGTVLIRGDNIVYISP; this comes from the coding sequence GTGAGTTCACAGAGAGTTAACGTACAGAGACCACTTGATGCTTTGGGCAATTCACTGAATTCCCCTGTGATCATCAAACTTAAGGGTGACAGGGAATTCAGGGGAGTTTTAAAAAGCTTTGATCTCCATATGAACCTCGTGCTGAATGATGCAGAGGAACTGGAGGACGGAGAGGTTACAAGGAGGCTCGGAACCGTCCTTATACGTGGAGATAACATAGTCTACATATCCCCGTAG
- a CDS encoding oligosaccharide repeat unit polymerase family protein, whose amino-acid sequence MSHLYNAARNLCRKVEFNVRKALIFKLMLGVFLTVEEIWLKSFFRRIFPSSNFMNFLKKSRILRNHIFSPPAFIVFFSVFMGLAAIPVTGLLHVNIITGFVCFFVFSMVIPDRILRGNRYLKVDREDIRSIGLTLFLIGFAFFAITITSVNGIPLMKPALRYLLNPRLTIPSFLMIPGTALLSSYIIDEMQKKRIERPAARFRVMILNIICIFLLALLGYRTPLVAVILITVIMGYYTELFEVWEVLGFLMVTLLVIMGIGYFRSVEEYSLSNLSALTFLQMRAAFTMGVLDRLSTLSGMTGVMHGKLTLSMVPGLGSGPRTLIGKLICWRTGVTITPTIFGQMIVEFGTAGVAAGMSLLGLILGLGYRIMQKTRDSFYVMLYSLIMAYCLISVETGILDQLVVIYILSAAIVYLYNIYLNL is encoded by the coding sequence ATGAGTCATCTTTACAATGCAGCAAGGAATCTATGCAGAAAGGTGGAATTTAACGTCAGGAAAGCATTGATATTCAAATTAATGCTGGGAGTCTTTCTAACTGTTGAAGAAATATGGTTAAAGAGCTTTTTCAGGAGGATATTCCCTTCAAGTAATTTTATGAATTTCCTCAAAAAGAGCAGAATACTTAGAAACCACATATTTTCACCTCCAGCTTTCATCGTGTTTTTCTCAGTATTCATGGGCCTCGCTGCCATTCCTGTCACAGGGCTCCTGCATGTTAACATAATAACTGGTTTTGTATGTTTCTTTGTTTTTTCAATGGTAATACCCGACAGAATTTTGAGGGGAAACAGATACTTGAAAGTTGACAGGGAAGATATAAGATCAATTGGCCTTACCCTCTTTCTTATTGGCTTCGCCTTTTTCGCCATAACCATCACATCCGTGAATGGCATTCCTCTCATGAAACCCGCCCTGAGATATCTCCTCAACCCCAGATTAACTATTCCCTCTTTTTTAATGATTCCTGGAACAGCACTGCTATCATCTTACATAATAGATGAAATGCAGAAGAAGCGTATAGAGAGACCAGCTGCTAGGTTTAGAGTCATGATTCTGAACATAATCTGCATTTTTCTCCTGGCTTTACTTGGGTACAGAACACCCCTTGTTGCAGTTATTCTCATAACTGTCATAATGGGCTATTACACAGAGTTATTTGAAGTATGGGAAGTCCTGGGTTTCTTGATGGTGACTTTACTTGTAATCATGGGTATAGGTTATTTCAGATCAGTCGAGGAGTATTCCTTAAGTAACTTGAGCGCTTTAACGTTTTTACAGATGCGGGCTGCCTTCACAATGGGTGTGCTCGACAGATTATCCACCCTTTCAGGGATGACTGGCGTTATGCATGGTAAATTAACCTTGAGTATGGTTCCCGGCCTTGGCAGTGGACCAAGAACACTAATCGGGAAACTGATCTGCTGGAGGACAGGAGTTACAATCACGCCCACAATATTTGGACAGATGATCGTGGAATTCGGCACAGCTGGTGTGGCAGCTGGAATGAGTTTGCTTGGCTTAATTTTAGGGTTGGGCTACAGAATAATGCAAAAAACAAGGGATTCCTTTTATGTCATGCTCTACTCCCTTATTATGGCCTACTGTCTCATCTCAGTTGAAACCGGAATCCTTGATCAGCTTGTGGTGATTTATATCCTATCTGCAGCTATCGTATACCTTTACAATATATATCTAAATTTATAA
- a CDS encoding GIY-YIG nuclease family protein produces MRFPPGYYVYVGSGFGSLEARIRRHLRAEKRRRWHIDYLLSDAEVVGVLYSTDKRRLECAVSEKLEGEDSIRGFGCSDCRCKSHLHHFKTRDEAEKAVERAFRELGAVPEKWDEI; encoded by the coding sequence ATGAGGTTTCCTCCAGGCTACTACGTGTACGTTGGATCAGGTTTTGGTTCACTTGAGGCTAGAATAAGAAGACATCTGAGGGCTGAAAAAAGGAGAAGATGGCACATAGACTACCTCCTGAGTGATGCAGAGGTTGTGGGGGTTCTCTACTCCACAGATAAGAGGAGACTCGAATGTGCAGTTTCAGAAAAACTTGAGGGGGAAGACTCCATCAGGGGCTTCGGATGCTCCGACTGCAGATGCAAGTCACATCTCCACCACTTCAAAACCAGAGATGAAGCTGAGAAAGCCGTTGAAAGGGCATTCAGGGAGCTGGGTGCCGTCCCGGAAAAATGGGATGAAATCTAG
- a CDS encoding peptidase U32 family protein translates to MPELLSPAGDFPSLMAALKSGADAVYVGLEGCNMRARAGNFSIGEIAEAAEVAHSYGAGLYVCTNTALRDSDIERLERLFPEVYSAGADAVIASDLAAVELASECGLDVHVSVQANVTNTRTLRILGEMGATRAILSRELSLREISEIAAASPIEIEVFVHGALCTAISGRCYLSSHLYGRSANCGDCLQPCRKRWRLVSEDGEFDLEVTPGGDVRSYILSPRDLCMVEHIPELLDAGVDALKIEGRGRAADYVATVTSVYREAIDTHLSGEWSFDSRWLDRLEGVFNRGFGTGLYFSEPDTGSKGNVSSYVKQDVGEVVNYYRKVGAAEVRLWRPLEVGDEIIIQGRTTGALIQRVESLQVDGNPVESVESGRAGLLVEDRVRPGDLVYRRVRRD, encoded by the coding sequence ATGCCTGAGCTCCTATCACCAGCCGGTGACTTCCCATCGCTGATGGCAGCCCTTAAGTCAGGCGCTGATGCGGTTTACGTGGGCCTTGAGGGCTGTAACATGAGGGCAAGGGCTGGTAATTTCAGCATCGGTGAAATTGCTGAAGCAGCGGAGGTAGCCCACAGCTACGGCGCAGGGCTCTATGTATGCACAAACACGGCCCTCAGGGACTCTGATATTGAGAGACTTGAGAGATTATTCCCTGAGGTTTACTCTGCAGGTGCTGATGCGGTGATAGCCTCTGACCTTGCGGCTGTGGAACTTGCATCTGAATGCGGCCTGGACGTCCATGTCAGTGTACAGGCGAATGTTACAAATACAAGGACGCTGAGGATACTGGGGGAGATGGGAGCCACAAGGGCCATACTCTCAAGGGAGCTCTCCCTTCGTGAGATCTCAGAGATTGCAGCAGCTTCACCCATTGAAATCGAGGTTTTTGTCCATGGGGCCCTATGCACAGCAATATCAGGGAGATGCTACCTCAGCTCCCATCTTTATGGTAGAAGTGCCAACTGCGGGGACTGCCTTCAGCCATGCAGGAAGAGGTGGAGGCTGGTATCTGAGGATGGAGAATTCGACCTTGAGGTGACCCCGGGGGGTGATGTAAGGAGTTACATCCTGAGTCCGAGGGACCTCTGCATGGTTGAACATATACCTGAACTGCTGGATGCCGGTGTCGACGCCCTTAAAATAGAGGGTCGTGGGAGGGCGGCGGATTACGTTGCGACCGTCACATCGGTGTACAGGGAGGCAATTGACACCCACCTCTCAGGTGAGTGGAGTTTTGATTCCAGGTGGCTTGATAGACTTGAAGGTGTCTTTAACCGCGGGTTTGGTACAGGGTTATACTTCTCTGAGCCAGACACCGGTAGCAAGGGTAACGTCTCCAGTTATGTGAAGCAGGATGTGGGGGAGGTTGTTAACTACTACAGGAAGGTGGGGGCCGCCGAAGTGAGACTGTGGAGGCCACTTGAGGTTGGGGATGAGATCATAATACAGGGCAGAACAACGGGGGCCCTCATACAGCGTGTTGAGTCCCTTCAGGTTGATGGCAATCCCGTGGAAAGTGTTGAATCTGGCAGGGCGGGTCTTCTAGTGGAGGACAGGGTCCGACCGGGGGACCTCGTATACCGGAGGGTTAGAAGGGATTGA
- a CDS encoding toprim domain-containing protein — translation MDNKGPVDVRIIVEGASDVESVSRALQRVSLGAKYHITISSIVPTTSLEIAMRAVEGADIVLIATDVDQTGRELADKFREALKGHVGHIERMKLPYGHDVEYLDPDLIREEIENAIIRAGLQTLSGVKNLRNMKESLEECQERLNELVAENSALRDENIKLLGEVEDGEREAESLKEEIKVLEEKLKVLEEDYSRIKTRFSEIKDKELLETFSIGELWSETFGEEPDDPEKIYFVTDHIKPEGIILGQGFIAAPSREDAVEWLRIVKSALVFTETDDESS, via the coding sequence ATGGATAACAAGGGCCCTGTTGATGTGCGGATAATTGTTGAGGGAGCCTCTGACGTTGAGAGTGTTTCAAGGGCACTGCAGAGGGTATCCCTCGGCGCCAAATACCATATAACCATATCATCCATAGTGCCAACAACAAGCCTTGAAATAGCCATGAGGGCTGTTGAGGGCGCGGATATTGTCCTCATAGCCACTGACGTTGACCAGACAGGACGGGAACTGGCTGATAAATTCCGCGAAGCCCTTAAGGGCCACGTTGGGCATATTGAGAGGATGAAACTCCCCTATGGTCATGACGTCGAGTACCTCGACCCTGACCTCATAAGGGAGGAAATAGAAAACGCCATCATAAGGGCCGGACTCCAGACACTCTCAGGTGTGAAAAATCTGAGGAACATGAAGGAGAGCCTTGAAGAGTGTCAGGAGAGGCTTAATGAACTGGTAGCCGAAAACAGTGCCCTCAGGGATGAAAATATTAAACTCCTCGGTGAAGTTGAGGATGGTGAGAGGGAAGCAGAATCCCTCAAAGAGGAGATAAAGGTCCTCGAGGAGAAATTAAAGGTCCTCGAGGAGGATTATTCCCGGATCAAAACTCGTTTTTCTGAAATTAAAGATAAGGAACTTCTTGAGACCTTCTCAATAGGGGAACTCTGGAGCGAAACCTTTGGAGAGGAACCAGATGACCCTGAGAAGATTTATTTTGTAACTGATCACATCAAACCTGAAGGCATAATCCTTGGCCAGGGCTTCATCGCGGCACCATCAAGGGAGGATGCTGTTGAGTGGCTTAGAATAGTTAAATCGGCCCTGGTGTTCACTGAAACCGATGATGAATCATCCTAG
- a CDS encoding CBS domain-containing protein encodes MIRVKDAMQTEVITVKRNSKIHDAARILRENRISGAPVVDDEGKLVGVISEGDIMRLIEVHSPSLNLLMPSPLDLLELPVRMKHEYDEIAKGIRKAAMMRVEEIMTDRVVTVHPDASVSDAAELMDRHDIKRLPVVEDDELVGIITRGDIIGAFVK; translated from the coding sequence ATGATAAGGGTAAAGGATGCCATGCAGACCGAGGTCATAACAGTTAAGAGGAACAGTAAGATACATGATGCTGCACGGATACTGAGGGAGAACAGGATCAGCGGGGCCCCTGTTGTTGATGATGAGGGTAAACTCGTGGGTGTTATCAGTGAGGGAGATATAATGAGGCTGATTGAGGTCCATTCACCCAGTCTGAACCTCCTCATGCCATCACCCCTGGACCTGCTTGAACTTCCAGTTAGAATGAAACATGAATACGATGAGATAGCAAAGGGAATCAGGAAGGCTGCCATGATGCGGGTTGAGGAGATAATGACGGATAGGGTTGTAACGGTGCACCCCGATGCATCCGTCTCTGACGCCGCGGAACTCATGGACAGGCATGATATAAAGAGGCTTCCTGTGGTTGAGGATGATGAGCTGGTGGGTATCATAACAAGGGGCGATATAATAGGTGCATTTGTTAAGTGA